Below is a genomic region from bacterium.
AGCGCAATCAGCGTTGACTCGTCGAACGGCCGCCCGACGAGTTGGATGGCGATGGGCAGTCCCGTTGTGCTGAAGCCGCACGGCACGCCGAGGCCCGGCAGCCCCGCCAGGTTGCCGGCCGCCGTGATCGCGGCGTTGCCGGCCACCACGGTGATGCCGCCCGGCCCGCGGCGCTTCGCGCCGACGGGCCGCCATTCCGCGTCGATCGGCTCGTCGATCCGGTGCGCCGCCCGCGGCCGCGCGGGCGCGAGGATGACGTCGACGCGCCGGAAGAGGTCCGCGAACGCGTTTTGCAGCAGTCCGCGGATGCGCATCGCCTGAAGGTAGTCGACCGCGCTGATCTTCGTGCCGGCCACCAATCCGATCGCCTGGCGCTTGTCGGCCAGAAGGCGCATCCGGCCGCTGGTGATCAGGTCCTGAAACGACGCCGAGCCCTCGGCGCGGATGATTGTCCGCGCCACCGAGTCGATCGGGAGCGCCGGCAGCACGGCGCGCGACAGGCGCACGCCGAGAGTCTTGACGGCATCGAGCGCTTGGCGCAGCGCCGCGCGGATCGTCGGGTCGGCGTTGTCGAAATCTTCGACGGCGTACCCGACGCGAAGCGAGCGGAGCGGCCGGCGCGCCCGCGCCATCCGGAACGACCGGCCGGCGGAGCCGGGGTCGCGTGGGTCCGGGCCCGCCATCGCCTCGAGGACGATGCCGCAATCTTCCGCCGTGCGGCACATCGGCCCCAGCTTATCCATCGTCCAGGACAGCGCCATGGCGCCCCACCGGCTGACGAGCCCGTACGTCGGGCGGAGGCCGGTGACGCCGCAGTTCGACGACGGCGAAAGGATCGAGCCCGACGTCTCGGAGCCGATGCCGTACGGTACCAATCCGGCCGCGACGGCCGCGCCGGTGCCGCTCGACGAGCCGCCGGACCAGTGTTCCAGGCTCCACGGCGTGCGGGTCGCGCCTTGAAGCGAGGCGGCCGGCCAGCGGTAGCCGCCGCCGCCCGCGAGTTCGATCATCGCGAGCTTCGCGGTCAGCACGGCCCCCGCGGCGTTCAGGCGCTCGATCACCGCGCCGTCGAACGGCAGCACCCGCCGGGCCCACGGCGGCGCCCCGTAGGTCGTCGGCCCACCGCGGGCCGCGAGCAGGTCCTTCGCGCCGTACGGGATGCCGGTCAGCGCGGCCCCGCGGCCGCGCGCCAGCGCTTTGTCGGCCGCCCGCGCCTCCCGCAGCGCGCGCTCGCGCAGGATCGTCGCGGTGGCGTTGAGCGACCGCCCGAGGGACTCCAGGCGGGCGAGCGCGAGCCGGGTCAACTCGACCGACGAGAACGTCCTGCGCCGCAGCCCGTCGCGCAGTTCGCCGATCGTCGCGAACAGAAGATTGTCCATCGGGACCTCGCTGGCGCTATGCCGTGAAGATCGGCGGTGCGAACGCCTAAGGTTTAAAGACGAAGGATGGCTCGACGGCCATCGGCATCTTCACCGCGCGGAGCGCCGCCGACGACCTGGCTTGGAACTTCAGCACCTCGGCGAGGGAGCCGGAGGGCCGCCGGGGCGCACCGTCCCGCGGCCGCCTGGAGGGGGCGCGGGATCTCGCGGCCGCGGCGCGGCTCCGCCGCGCGCGCCGCCGTGATGCGGGAGCCGGCCGGCGTCGTCTCATGCGGCTTTGATACCACACCGCGCGCCGGCGCTCCTTGGCATCCGGTTCCCGGCGAAGCCGCCTCGGCGCGGTCAACGGAGGGCCGTCGCGAGAGCGGAGAGAAGTGGTCGCCCGCGCACTCTTCGGAGGTGTCCGCGATGCCGCGGTCCCGCCCCACGCTCACGCCGGACGAAGCGCGGTCGCTGCACTACGAGGCGCTGGTGATCGACAGCCAGCAGCCGCCCGCCACGACCGGGTTTCTGTTTACCGAGCGCATGCGGGCCGCGCTCGAGGAGCTGCGGGCCCGCCGGGTTTCGCGCGACGAGGCGCACCCGCTCCTCGTCGACCTCGCCCAGCGGGAGCTGCTGACCTCGTCGTCCGCGCGCGAGCAGTTCCTCGATGTGTGGCACGCCTCCGGCGTGACGGTGGCGTGCGGCACCTACTCGGGTACCCACAAGCTGAGCGAGTCGTACGAGATGGCCGGCCGGCGTGTCGCCCAGGCGCACGCCGTCGTCGACGCGCTCGACGGCGAACTGATCCTCTGCCGGACGGCCGCCGACATCGCGCGCGCGCACGCGACGCGCAAGCATGGGCTCGTGCTGGACTTTCAGAACACGACCCCGTACGCCGACTCGCTCGACCGGATCAACCACTTTCACAACCTCGGCGTGCGTATGGTCCAGCTGACCTACAACCTGCGCAACCTCGTCGGCGACGGCTGCACGGAGACGAATCAGGGCGGGCTCTCCTACTTTGGGCGCGAGCTCGTGCGGCGGCTCAACGACCTCCGCACGCTCGTCGACGTCAGCCACTGCAGCGAGCAGGTGGGATGGGACGCGCTCAAGGTCTCGGCCGCGCCGGTCATCGTCTCGCATTCCAGCAGCAAGGCGGTCTGCTACCACGACCGGGGCAAGACCGATGAACTCGCCCGGGCCGTCGCCGACCGCGGCGGGTACTTCGGGGTTGTCGTGATCCCGGGGTTCATCTCCGACAAGAAGGAGCCGACGCTCGACGACTTCGCCGCGCACGTCGAGCATCTCGTCGACGTCTGCGGCATCGACCACGTGGGGATCGGCACCGACAAGGCCGGCCCCGGGCCGGGCACGGAGTCGATGATTCCGTATCCGCCCGACATGGCGAAGCGCCGTCCGAACGCCTTCAGCTGGGACGGCTTCCGCACCGAGGAGCACCGCCTCACAGTGGACTATCATCTCAACGGGTTCGAGGACTTCCGGGATTGGCCGAACCTCACGGTCTGCCTCGCGCAGCGGGGATTCACGGAGGCCGAGCTACGGAAGCTCCTGGGCCTCAACTACCTGCGGGTTTTCCGCGACGTGGTCGGATGACGCCGCGGGAGACGCCCGGCGTCGAGCGCGCGGGCGCGCCGGGCCGCGCGGGTGCGGTCCCGGGCTGGGTGGCCTGCGAGGCCGACGAGGCGGGCGACGTCATCGTCGCCGCGATGGCCGCCGGCGGCATCGAGTACCTGTTCTTCAACTCCGGCTCCGACGTGATGTTCTACCAGGAGGCGGTGGCCAAGGCCGAAGCACGGCGGCGTCCGGCGCCCCGCCTCATCACGGTGCCGCACGAGGCCGTGGCGCTGAACGCCGCGATCGGGTACGCCATGGTCACCGGCCGGCCCGCGGCGACCGCGGTCCACACCGACGCCGGCGTCCTCAACTACGGCGTCGCGCTCCACGCGGCCTCGAGCGGAGAGCACCCCGTGCTCATCACGGCGGGCGGCGCGCCGCGCGCCTACCCCGGAACCGCCCGAGGGGCCCGGGACCGTCCGGTCTACTGGGTGCAGGAGCGGCGCGACCAGCGCGAGATCGTGCGGCCGTACGTGAAGTGGGACTACCGGCTCGAATTACAGGATAACCCCGGCATGGTGGTGAGCCGGGCGATTCAGGTGGCCCGGACCGCGCCCAAAGGTCCGGTGTTTCTCTCCATCCCGCGCGAGACCGGCATGGCGCCTCTGTCCGGCGGAATGTTCCCGTCCGTCGACCATCTCGGCGTGCCGTATCCGCCGGCGCCGGATCCGCGCGCGATCGAGGCGCTGGCGAATCTGCTGCTTCGCGCGGAGCGGCCGCTGATCGTCGTCGGGCGCAGCGGGAAGGACCCCGCGGCCGTGCCCGCGCTGGTGCGGGTGGCGGAGATGGCCGGCCTGTGGGTGACCGACGCCGGATGGCGCGACCGCCTGAATTTCCCGCCGGACCATCCGTTGTTCGAGACCGGACCGGCGCTCGCCGAGGCCGACGCGCTGCTGCTGCTCGACCGGCGCATGCCGGCGTGGGTGCCGGGCGACGCGGGCGCACCCCGGCCGGAGTGCGCAATCGCGTGGCTCTCGCTCGATCCAATTACGCTCGAGGTGCCGCTGTGGGAGTTTCCGGGGTCGCCGCGGATCACCGCCGATCCCTTGGCCGGTCTGGAGGCGCTCGCGCGGGCGCTGGAGGACCGGTTGACGCCGGCGCACCGCGAGCGGGCGCGAGAGCGGCTGGCGGCCGGCGCGGCGCGGCAGCGCGTCCTCGCCGAAGCGCGGGCGCGCCGCGCGGAGTCGGTGCGGACCGCCGTGCCCGTCGATCCGCGGTGGGTCGCCTCGGAGCTGGCCGCGGTGCTCGACGGGGACGCGGCGCTGCTCGAAGAGACGGTCAGCGGCGCCGCGTCGCTGCGCGAATATGTCCGCCGCAGACATCCGGGATCGTGGTTCAATCACGGCGGTAGCGCCGGCGGATGGGCGTCCGGGGCGGCCGTCGGAGTCAAGCTCGCCGATCCGTCGCGCGACGTGGTGCTCGTCTCGGGCGACGGCTTCTACATGTACGGATCGGCGCCCGCCGCGCTGTGGACCGCGGCGCACGCGGGAGCGCCGTACCTCGCGGTGGTCATGGTCAACGGCCGCTACACGACCGGCCACGCGCGCCTGCGCGACTACTATCCGGACAGCTACGCGGCCGCGGCCGGATATCCCGGCGGCGTGTTCGAGCCGGTGCCGGACTTCGCGGCGGAGGCGCGCGCCGGCGGCGCGCACGGCGAGGCCGTAGCGGATCCCGGCGACGTCGGACCGGCGCTGCGCCGGGGATTGGCGGCGACCCGCGACGGCCGGGCCGCCGTCGTCACCGTGCGCGTGGCGTGAGGCGGGACACGGGGCCGGATCTCCACGCGGCGCGCCGCGACCGCCGCCGGCTGAAGGAGCGTGAGGGCATGCAGGTGCGCGGTCGGAGCGTGCGGCGCCTGGCGGAGCTGATCGCCCGGCCCGGCCACACTCCGTCCACGGCGGCCCGGGCCGCGGTCTCGGTGTCGAAGCGGCGGCGCCGACCCAAGCGCCGCGGACGTCGTTGAAGGCGGCGGCGCGGCGCCGGTGAAGCCGCTGCTCGACGGCCGGGTCGCGTTTGTCACCGGCGCGGGGTCCGGGATCGGCCGCGCGATCGCCACGCGATTCGCCGAGGAGGGTGCGGACGTCGCCGCGGTCGACCTCAACGAGGCCGCGGCGGCGGAGACCGCGGATCTCGTGCGGGCGCTCGGCCGCCGGGCGGAGGCTATTCGCGCCGACGTCGCCGAGTCGGCCCAGGTCGAGGCGGCCGCGCAGCGGGCCGCCGCCTTCGGCCGGGTCGACATCCTGGTCAACAACGCCGGGATCACCCGCGACGCGACGATCCGGAACATGACGGACGAAGCCTGGGATCTCGTGATCGGCGTGCATCTCAAGGGCACGTTTCTGTGCACCCGCGCCGTGCTCGCGAGGATGCGCGCGACCGGGCGCGGGGGCGCCGTCGTGAACATGTCGTCCATCTCCGGCAAGATCGGCAACTTCGGTCAGGCCAACTACGCGTCGGCGAAGGCCGGCATCGCCGCCCTGACCAAGGTGACGGCGCGGGAGTACGCGCGGTACGGCATCCGGGCCAACGCGATCCAGCCGGGGCTGATCGATACCCCGATGACCCGGGCGATGGGCGAGGAGATGCTGAAGGCGCGCGTCGCCGACACCCCGCTCGGCCGGATCGGCCGGCCGGACGAAATCGCGAACGTCGCGCTGTTCCTGGCCAGCGATCTGGCGAGCTACGTCACCGGCGCCGTGATCGAGGTGACCGGGGGCCGCTACATCTGACCGCGCCGCGCCCGGAGCCGGGCCGCCGCGTCCGCTACGTGATGATTCTCGGGAACATCCGCGCGGCGATCGTGACCAGCACGGCCGACGCCGCGGTCAGCACCGCGACGTCCACGCCGATCCCGTACGCGCTCGCGCCGGCGCGTACCATCAGCGCGCGCAGGGCGTCCACCTCGTAGGTCAGGGGATTGATCAGGGAGACCACGCGCAGCCACCCCGGCATGAGGCTGATCGGATAGATCGCGTTGCTGGCGAAAAACAGCGGCATCGTCAGGAGCTGGCCCATGCCCATCACGCGCTCGCGCGTTTTCACGATGCAGGCGATGATCAGCGAGAGCGTTGCGAACAGCGACGCGCCCAGCACGATCACGACGAGCACGCCCAGGACGTGCAGCGGCTCGAGATTCAGCCGGATGCCCAGGATCATCGCCAGAACGTAGACGATCGCCGCCTGGGAGAGGGCGCGGGCGCTCGCCGAGAGCGCCTTGCCCGTCACGAGCGCCGCCCGCGACGCCGGAGTGACCAGCAGCTTGTGCAGCACGCCGACATCGCGCTCCCAGATCGCGGCCACCCCGTAGAAGATCGCGATGAACAACGCGCTCTGCGCCAGCACCCCGGGCGCCATGAAGTCCAGGTAGCGCAGGCCGCCGGTCGGCATCCCGCGCACGCGCGCCATGACCTGGCCGAAGACAAGCAGCCACAGGGTCGGCTGCGCCGCGCGGCTCAGCAGTTCGACCGGATCGCGCCGCAGCTTGAGCAGTTCGGCCCACGCGACGGTGATCGCGTTGCCGGCGAACGCCGTGAGCGCGCTCGGCTCAGGATAGCCGGCGGGCCGTACGGCGGGTGCGTAGGACCTCACGATAACTGCCTCCTGCCACGATTTGACTGCCGGTGAACTCCGCGAAGACGTCG
It encodes:
- a CDS encoding membrane dipeptidase translates to MPRSRPTLTPDEARSLHYEALVIDSQQPPATTGFLFTERMRAALEELRARRVSRDEAHPLLVDLAQRELLTSSSAREQFLDVWHASGVTVACGTYSGTHKLSESYEMAGRRVAQAHAVVDALDGELILCRTAADIARAHATRKHGLVLDFQNTTPYADSLDRINHFHNLGVRMVQLTYNLRNLVGDGCTETNQGGLSYFGRELVRRLNDLRTLVDVSHCSEQVGWDALKVSAAPVIVSHSSSKAVCYHDRGKTDELARAVADRGGYFGVVVIPGFISDKKEPTLDDFAAHVEHLVDVCGIDHVGIGTDKAGPGPGTESMIPYPPDMAKRRPNAFSWDGFRTEEHRLTVDYHLNGFEDFRDWPNLTVCLAQRGFTEAELRKLLGLNYLRVFRDVVG
- a CDS encoding ABC transporter permease is translated as MRSYAPAVRPAGYPEPSALTAFAGNAITVAWAELLKLRRDPVELLSRAAQPTLWLLVFGQVMARVRGMPTGGLRYLDFMAPGVLAQSALFIAIFYGVAAIWERDVGVLHKLLVTPASRAALVTGKALSASARALSQAAIVYVLAMILGIRLNLEPLHVLGVLVVIVLGASLFATLSLIIACIVKTRERVMGMGQLLTMPLFFASNAIYPISLMPGWLRVVSLINPLTYEVDALRALMVRAGASAYGIGVDVAVLTAASAVLVTIAARMFPRIIT
- a CDS encoding thiamine pyrophosphate-requiring protein, giving the protein MTPRETPGVERAGAPGRAGAVPGWVACEADEAGDVIVAAMAAGGIEYLFFNSGSDVMFYQEAVAKAEARRRPAPRLITVPHEAVALNAAIGYAMVTGRPAATAVHTDAGVLNYGVALHAASSGEHPVLITAGGAPRAYPGTARGARDRPVYWVQERRDQREIVRPYVKWDYRLELQDNPGMVVSRAIQVARTAPKGPVFLSIPRETGMAPLSGGMFPSVDHLGVPYPPAPDPRAIEALANLLLRAERPLIVVGRSGKDPAAVPALVRVAEMAGLWVTDAGWRDRLNFPPDHPLFETGPALAEADALLLLDRRMPAWVPGDAGAPRPECAIAWLSLDPITLEVPLWEFPGSPRITADPLAGLEALARALEDRLTPAHRERARERLAAGAARQRVLAEARARRAESVRTAVPVDPRWVASELAAVLDGDAALLEETVSGAASLREYVRRRHPGSWFNHGGSAGGWASGAAVGVKLADPSRDVVLVSGDGFYMYGSAPAALWTAAHAGAPYLAVVMVNGRYTTGHARLRDYYPDSYAAAAGYPGGVFEPVPDFAAEARAGGAHGEAVADPGDVGPALRRGLAATRDGRAAVVTVRVA
- the fabG gene encoding 3-oxoacyl-ACP reductase FabG encodes the protein MKPLLDGRVAFVTGAGSGIGRAIATRFAEEGADVAAVDLNEAAAAETADLVRALGRRAEAIRADVAESAQVEAAAQRAAAFGRVDILVNNAGITRDATIRNMTDEAWDLVIGVHLKGTFLCTRAVLARMRATGRGGAVVNMSSISGKIGNFGQANYASAKAGIAALTKVTAREYARYGIRANAIQPGLIDTPMTRAMGEEMLKARVADTPLGRIGRPDEIANVALFLASDLASYVTGAVIEVTGGRYI
- a CDS encoding amidase; protein product: MDNLLFATIGELRDGLRRRTFSSVELTRLALARLESLGRSLNATATILRERALREARAADKALARGRGAALTGIPYGAKDLLAARGGPTTYGAPPWARRVLPFDGAVIERLNAAGAVLTAKLAMIELAGGGGYRWPAASLQGATRTPWSLEHWSGGSSSGTGAAVAAGLVPYGIGSETSGSILSPSSNCGVTGLRPTYGLVSRWGAMALSWTMDKLGPMCRTAEDCGIVLEAMAGPDPRDPGSAGRSFRMARARRPLRSLRVGYAVEDFDNADPTIRAALRQALDAVKTLGVRLSRAVLPALPIDSVARTIIRAEGSASFQDLITSGRMRLLADKRQAIGLVAGTKISAVDYLQAMRIRGLLQNAFADLFRRVDVILAPARPRAAHRIDEPIDAEWRPVGAKRRGPGGITVVAGNAAITAAGNLAGLPGLGVPCGFSTTGLPIAIQLVGRPFDESTLIALGAAYQDVTDWHRRIPPGYA